In Agrococcus jenensis, the genomic window GAGCTCGTCGAGCCGCGCGGTCAGCGGCACGCCCGCCGCCGCCTCCGTGAGCACGATGCCGAGCTCGGACCAGGCGGTGATGGTGGGCACCGGCACGCCGCCCGCGCGCAGCGACTCCTGCAGGTGCACGATCGCGGCCGACGACGACGGGCGCACGACCTTCAGGTAGGTCTCGCGGACGCCCTCGCGCATCCGGAACATGGCGCGCTTGCCCGGTCGGTAGACGAGCAGCTCGGGCCGCTGGTCGATCACGACGCCCATGCGGGCCATGAGCGTCGTGGCGGCGTCGGGGAACGAGGCGGGCGAGAGCGCCGGCAGCCGCGGGTCGGCGGGGTGCAGCCAGATGCGCGCCTGCGGCTGCTGCGGATCACCGAGCACGAGCCCGGTCTCGCTGTCGACCCGCTTGCCCGAGGTGTCGACGTACCAGGCGCGGGCGGTGCCGGCCTCCTCGAAGCCGGTGAGCGCGCCCCGACCGTACGGCTCGTGGCTCAGCACGCGCAGCCCGCCCCGCAGCTCGTCGCCGAGCGCGTCGCGCAGCAGCTGCTCCTCAGCGCTCCTGCCGTCGACCGGCTGGGTCGTCGCCTGCTCGTGCTCGCGCTGCTCCTGCATGCCTCGATCCCAGCAGACGCGACGCGCCAGCGGGCGACCGTGAGGCTTCTCTCACCTTCGGCGCATGGCGCACCCGCGGGTGGTTGCATGGTCAGATGCCCGACGCGCCACGCTCTCGCCTGCGCACCTGGACGGTGCGCTCGCGGATCGTGGGGCTCCTGACGCTGCTGTCGCTCATCACAGCCATCGCCGCGGGCAGCGTCGCCTACGCGGTCGATCGCGTGCGGGTGCTCGAGCAGATCGACGCCAACCTCGACGCCGCGCTCGACTCCGTGCGGTTCATCGTCGAGGGGGACGACTGGTCGTCGACCGACGAGGCCGTCTCGACGATCGTGCAGCGGCTCGCGCCGGACGACAACACCGGCACCCTCGGCATCGTCGACGGCGAGGCGGCCTGGCAGCCCGGCATCGCGCCCGACGTGCCGCTCGAGCAGCTGCCCGGCTTCGTCGAGCGGATCGTCGCCGAGACGGCGGACGGTCGCACGGTGCTCGGCACCTACGTCGAGGGGACGCGGTCGATCCGCTACCTGGCGGCGCCCGTCACGGTCGGCGAGATCGCGAGCGGCCCGCCGCGCGCCGTCTTCGTCACCGGCTACGACGTCGAGGCGGAGCTCGCCGAGCTCGACGGCGCCGCCCGGGTCTTCGCGCTCACCGCGCTGCTCGCCACCGCGGCCACGTTCGGCATCGGCCTGCTCGTCTCCGGGCGGCTGCTGCGGCCCATCCGGCACATGCGCGAGGTCGCGGAGCGCGCCTCGGGGGCCGACCTGTCGGAGCGCATCCCGGTGACGGGCAAGGACGACGTGTCGCAGCTCGCGGCGACCGTCAACGGCATGCTCGACCGGCTCGGCAGCTCGCTCGAGGACCAGCGGCAGCTGCTGCAGGACGTCGGGCACGAGCTGAAGACGCCCATCACGATCGTGCGCGGCCACCTCGAGCTCGTGGATCCTGCGAGCCCGGCCGATGTCGTCGAGACGCGCGAGCTCGCGATCGACGAGCTCGACCGGATGGCGCGGCTCGTCGACGACCTGCGCGCCGCCGCCCGCCTGCGCGATCCGGCGGCCTTCGAGCTGCGCGAGACCGACGTCGCGGCGCTCGTCGAGCAGATCGCGGTCAAGGCGCTCGCCATCGACGGCGCCGACCTCGACCCGAACGTCGAGGCCACGCCGGTCGTCGCCCGGCTCGACCCGGACCGCATCACGCAGGCGATGCTGCAGCTCGCGGCGAACGCGGTGCGGCACGCGCGAGGGCCGTTCTCGATCGGCTCGAGGGTGCGCGGCAGCGACCTCGAGCTCTTCGTGCGCGACCGCGGCCCCGGCGTGCCCGACGAGCTCAAGCAGGTGGTGTTCGAGCGCTTCCGCCGCGGCGCCGCCGAGGGGCGCGGCGACGGCGGCTCGGGCCTCGGGCTGTCGATCGTCGCGCTCATCGCCGACCGGCACGGAGGCAGGGCGTGGGTGGCGGATGCCGGGGCCGGCTCCGAGTTCATCCTCACGCTGCCCGGCGCCATCGTGCCGCCCGCGATCGTGCCGATCGCGTCGGCGGCGGCCCCGTCGGGGCAGGACGACCGCGGCATCCACGACCACGACCACACGACGGCCGACCACCGGGAGCAGCAGTGGCATCGATCCTGATCGCCGAGGACGAGGCGCGCATAGCTGCGTTCGTCGAGAAGGGGCTGGCCGCGGCCGGCTACAGCACCCGCGTCGCCGCGACCGGGCCCGAGGCGCTCGACCTCGCGCTCACCGACGGGTTCGACCTGCTCGTGCTCGACATCGGGCTGCCCGGCATGGACGGCTTCGAGGTGCTCGCGCAGCTGCGCGGCTCGGGATCGTCGATGCCGGTGATCATCCTCACCGCGCGCGGGGGCGGGAGTGACACCGTCGCCGGGCTCGAGGGCGGCGCCGACGACTACATGGCGAAGCCGTTCCGCTTCGACGAGCTGCTCGCGCGCGTCCGGCTGCGGATGGCGTCGGCTGCCGCGGGCACGCTGGCGCCCTCGGAGCTGCGGCACCAGGGCCTCGAGCTCGACATCCGCACGCGTCGCGCGAGGATGGACGGCCGCGAGGTCGACCTGTCCGGGCGCGAGTTCGCGCTCGCCGAGGAGCTCGTGCGGCACGCCGGCCAGGTGCTGTCCCGCGAGCAGCTGCTCAGCCGCGTCTGGGGCTACGACTTCGACCCCGGCTCGAACGTCGTCGACGTCTACATCCGCTACCTGCGCAACAAGCTCGGCGCCGACCGGATCGAGACGGTCCGCGGCATGGGCTACCGCCTGGTCTGACCGCGTCGAGCGGCGGCTCAGCGCCTCGCGCGAGCCGGCGCGATGCGCTGGGCGCGATCGAGCAGCAGGCTGGCCGCCTCGGGGGAGCGGTCGGCGGCCCGGATGCCGTGGCCCACGAGGTGCAGCGCCGTGAGCGCCGCTGCGTGCGCGTCGCGCAGCCAGCGGTCGGCCGCCTCGTCGGCGATCGCCTGCAGCAGCGCGGCGTCCGCCGTGCGCCCCGCGACCTCGTTCGTGACGGCGCTCGCGATGGCGTGGCCGATGAACGCGGCGGTGTCGTCGGCGGGGTCGCCGAGCCCGGCCGTGTCGACGTCGATGACGCTCGACACGCGCCCGCCGGTGAGGAAGAGCTGGCCGATGTGGAGGTCGCCGTGCACGACGCGCGCCTGGCCCACCCGGCGCAGGTGCGGCACGAGCGCGGGCAGCAGCGCGC contains:
- a CDS encoding sensor histidine kinase; protein product: MPDAPRSRLRTWTVRSRIVGLLTLLSLITAIAAGSVAYAVDRVRVLEQIDANLDAALDSVRFIVEGDDWSSTDEAVSTIVQRLAPDDNTGTLGIVDGEAAWQPGIAPDVPLEQLPGFVERIVAETADGRTVLGTYVEGTRSIRYLAAPVTVGEIASGPPRAVFVTGYDVEAELAELDGAARVFALTALLATAATFGIGLLVSGRLLRPIRHMREVAERASGADLSERIPVTGKDDVSQLAATVNGMLDRLGSSLEDQRQLLQDVGHELKTPITIVRGHLELVDPASPADVVETRELAIDELDRMARLVDDLRAAARLRDPAAFELRETDVAALVEQIAVKALAIDGADLDPNVEATPVVARLDPDRITQAMLQLAANAVRHARGPFSIGSRVRGSDLELFVRDRGPGVPDELKQVVFERFRRGAAEGRGDGGSGLGLSIVALIADRHGGRAWVADAGAGSEFILTLPGAIVPPAIVPIASAAAPSGQDDRGIHDHDHTTADHREQQWHRS
- a CDS encoding response regulator transcription factor translates to MASILIAEDEARIAAFVEKGLAAAGYSTRVAATGPEALDLALTDGFDLLVLDIGLPGMDGFEVLAQLRGSGSSMPVIILTARGGGSDTVAGLEGGADDYMAKPFRFDELLARVRLRMASAAAGTLAPSELRHQGLELDIRTRRARMDGREVDLSGREFALAEELVRHAGQVLSREQLLSRVWGYDFDPGSNVVDVYIRYLRNKLGADRIETVRGMGYRLV